From one Dasypus novemcinctus isolate mDasNov1 chromosome 28, mDasNov1.1.hap2, whole genome shotgun sequence genomic stretch:
- the LOC101414344 gene encoding ral guanine nucleotide dissociation stimulator-like — protein MPPVQTVAPIPPSAADTGEIPKADLAPSPPPPLPMEVAHITTLKVEPAPSPDGAPAARLEEVTSPSAAQLPELEAISPLSSVPPTQSAPVSVLEAQPISSPSPVPPLEGKACLAEPPEPLPELKSAAGQVTPSGPSSPWPETSENLLSEEKANLLAFPPELVAQQLTLMDAELFKKLVPYHCLGTAWSQHNKKGQEHVAPTVCAVITQFNHVTNCVITTCLGDQSMKAQDRARVVEHWIEVARECQILKNFSLLYAIPSALENQSIHHLKKTWEEVSRDSYHLFQMLSEFVSNENNLSQSCELIIKEEISKFSTQEMKPKRTQKKEQQKEMGVIESVVPCLGTFLTEFLMVDNAMQEYLEGRMVNFEKRRKEYQMIAELQQLQAGCCFDSLMPSEKFGAWFGDMKQLSKKDSYHLSCELEPVGVLFGDPRYWE, from the exons ATGCCTCCAGTGCAAACTGTGGCACCAATTCCACCGTCTGCAGCAGACACAGGGGAAATTCCAAAGGCTGATTTGGCTccctcaccacctccaccactacCTATGGAAGTAGCACATATAACCACTCTGAAGGTAGAGCCAGCTCCATCCCCAGATGGAGCCCCTGCTGCCAGACTGGAGGAAGTCACATCACCATCTGCAGCACAACTTCCTGAGCTGGAGGCAATCTCACCACTGTCTTCAGTGCCACCTACACAGTCTGCACCAGTGTCCGTTCTGGAGGCACAGCCTATTTCTTCACCTTCACCAGTACCACCTCTCGAGGGGAAGGCATGTCTGGCAGAACCACCAGAGCCACTGCCAGAGCTAAAGTCAGCAGCAGGGCAGGTTACACCATCAGGACCTTCCAGCCCCTGGCCTGAGACCTCAGAGAACCTGCTGAGTGAGGAGAAGGCTAACCTCCTGGCTTTCCCTCCTGAACTGGTGGCACAGCAATTGACACTGATGGATGCA gagctgttcaagaAACTGGTGCCCTATCATTGTCTGGGCACCGCCTGGTCCCAGCACAATAAAAAGGGCCAGGAGCATGTAGCCCCCACCGTCTGTGCTGTCATCACCCAGTTCAACCATGTGACCAACTGCGTCATCACAACCTGCCTTGGGGACCAGAGCATGAAGGCTCAGgacagggccagggtggtggagcactggatcGAGGTGGCCAGG gAGTGCCAAATCCTCAAGAACTTCTCCTTACTCTATGCTATCCCCTCTGCTCTTGAAAACCAATCAATTCACCATCTTAAGaagacatgggaggaagtttccaG GGACAGCTACCACCTCTTTCAGATGCTATCTGAGTTTGTCTCCAATGAGAACAACCTCTCACAGAGCTGTGAGTTAATCATTAAG GAGGAGATCTCCAAGTTTTCAACCCAGGAGATGAAACCCAAAAGAACCCAGAAGAAGGAGCAGCAGAAAGAGATG GGTGTCATCGAGAGCGTTGTCCCATGCCTGGGGACATTTCTCACCGAATTTTTGATGGTGGACAATGCAATGCAGGAGTATTTAGAA GGAAGGATGgtcaattttgaaaaaaggaggaag GAATACCAGATGATTGCTGAACTCCAGCAGCTCCAGGCAGGCTGTTGCTTTGACTCCCTTATGCCCAGTGAGAAATTTGGGGCCTGGTTTGGGGACATGAAGCAACTCAGCAAGAAAGATAG CTACCACCTGTCTTGTGAGCTGGAGCCTGTCGGAGTCTTGTTCGGTGACCCgaggtattgggaatga
- the LOC139437797 gene encoding uncharacterized protein: protein MGNQPGRLEEYSQVLKTLLHSVGVTVKTADLLELFALVQKHCYWFQPQGKNLMNVKQWRQVMKTLRRAYQKGENIPVSVWALGQHIAAALDPLQSDKEEEIVLFSREETAMNDTGKDRNLEEDQEEEELFEVRDTNPFLTKSMSELNISKANIYPNLTHEVPSAPPEPGKVPSGLFSTDMPYVCSSFKPNPVPVTPLMRCLLLGSSQENGEEIWLPAKRIKPRTEEVESSTHVDPTDSETGNGNGNYTYWAYIPNPPLLRVLTWKNPSFPAYLNETIIFPGPVDDRLPLKPREEGQKIYNLLLPFDFRPLCIGNCPPCMAVKNRTMINFSHNNTKSLVTLFPSYQYQEYKYPSYSCPKRNAGDMQRWYECHMGRGSVVFNDSYGIVLESAPMGNPNKYKGRFIWYGINSMGQQISNTQYPFHESLDLDEKNNFYQK, encoded by the exons atgggtaatcaaccaggacgcttggaagaatattcacaggttttgaaaacactgttgcacagtgtaggcgtcacagttaagactgcagatttgttagaattgtttgctttggttcaaaagcattgttattggtttcaaccacaaggaaagaatttgatgaatgttaagcagtggaggcaagtaatgaaaacattgcggagagcatatcagaaaggagagaatatacctgtatcagtttgggccttaggacagcatattgctgctgcattagatcctttgcagtctgacaaagaggaagagattgttcttttctctaGGGAGGAAACGGCTATGAATGATACAGGTAAAGATAGGAATTTGGAGGAggatcaggaagaagaggagttatTTGAAGTTAGAGACACAAATCCATTCTTAACTAAATCCATGTCGGAGCTAAATATTTCTAAGGCAAACATATATCCTAATTTGACTCATGAGgttccttctgcacctccagAACCTGGAAAAGTACCTAGTGGACTTTTCTCTACGGACATGCCTTATGTTTGTAGCAGCTTTAAGCCAAATCCTGTGCCTGTTACTCCATTAATGAGATGTCTTTTACTGGGATCTAGTCAAG aaaatggagaagaaatctggcttccggcaaaaaggattaaacctaggactgaagaagtggagtcttctacacatgtggatcctactgatagtgaaaccggcaatggtaatggtaattacacatattgggcttatatccctaatcccccattacttcgagtgttaacctggaaaaatcctTCTTTTCCTGCCTATTTGAATGAAACTATTATATTTCCTGGACCTGTGGATGATAGGTTACCACTTAAGCCACGAGAAGAAGGACAAAAgatttataatctccttcttccatttgatttccgacctctttgcattggcaattgcccaccatgtatggctgtgaaaaatagaactatgatcaattttagccataataatactaaatctttggtaactttattcccatcctatcaataccaagaatataagtatccaagttatagttgtcctaagagaaatgctggtgatatgcaaagatggtatgaatgccatatgggaagaggatctgtcgtttttaatgattcctatggaatagttttggaaagtgcccctatggggaatcccaacaaatataagggcagatttatttggtatggtataaatagcatgggacaacaaattagtaatacgcagtatccctttcatgaatcccttgatttagatgaaaaaaataatttttaccaaaaataa
- the LOC131276464 gene encoding ral guanine nucleotide dissociation stimulator-like, whose product METTCLCFPQEPPSQLASKNLKDKHHLEGIKPWSEDCQAPDTESSGSSNPYSSFQLHSGDAADSPHTHEAGSSSSKVNIHLDHDLESQDDHEMKVSNQEMAPAVIHKAMEELTVDGEKPEDNKLVQIISEDQSIGKTKFKANNIEVPRENAFHLGSRERWPRRGAQLEGSLPDSRG is encoded by the exons atggaaacaacatgcctttgtttcccacaggagCCCCCATCCCAGTTGGCCAGTAAGAACTTGAAGGACAAACACCACCTGGAAGGCATCAAGCCTTGGAGTGAAGA CTGCCAGGCCCCTGACACTGAATCCAGTGGCAGCAGCAACCCCTACTCCAGTTTCCAGCTCCACAGTGGGGATGCAGCTGATTCACCCCACACACATGAGGCCGGTTCCTCCAGCTCGAAGGTGAATATCCACCTGGACCATGACCTAGAGTCCCAAGATGACCATGAAATGAAG GTGTCCAACCAGGAAATGGCTCCAGCTGTGATCCACAAGGCCATGGAAGAACTCACCGTGGATGGGGAAAAGCCAGAGGATAACAAGCTGGTGCAAATCATTTCAGAGGATCAAA GCATTGGGAAAACCAAGTTCAAAGCTAACAACATTGAGGTACCAAGAGAAAATGCTTTTCACCTTGGATCAAGAGAAAGATGGCCAAGGAGAGGGGCTCAACTTGAAGGAAGTCTTCCGGACAGCAGGGGATGA